Proteins from one Malaya genurostris strain Urasoe2022 chromosome 2, Malgen_1.1, whole genome shotgun sequence genomic window:
- the LOC131431799 gene encoding zinc finger protein 25-like isoform X3, which yields MGIDNTETAPDIPKLLKMITCRVCMQQNDEQFISIFSTVDNTNIAEAITNCCSVQLTQNDGLPDQICHTCVQDVKLIISFIIKVQESDFKLRQLMTPNDDQSSTFEMVVVKTESSDESRNSADVFSKDVETCSTEDDTLNKLRNTRKKGTHVQHVSKKKVKRKVPPKTEPLRGNDSFESTDKVIGDKETDMFQVINLPSNSFVCCSCCEIFDCLEALEVHVEMHTKNTAKKTDSIYCTVCKRKFKKHAALKRHQKNVNTLTQLFECVKCKLRFMNSAGRRMHTQKHPKNIDEKIKLEYGEILCCVQNCSKPFETEELLIQHGREAHKLNKRAYELGDTALKPVECPVCFKRFPSERLLRRHKKRNSRPLNHQCATCGLKFRTKDVLALHELNHENQKPFQCDVCKKYFSSKSSVKVHQRSHSNERPFICSTCGAGFFQKAQLTIHEHNHTNAPLPFQCEVCDKTFKMKNYLINHMRQHTGERPYPCRHCPMSFSNYTNRQRHEMNHTGNKPFKCSYCDKTFTIKRLQLEHECKHTGIKPYKCSYCDKTFIRKRFQVDHESTHTGVKPYRCEMCNRTFSQKTALRRHLESHPLAPENELALAVPSPMPGLSSTIRVTDDSTMSPPPVPMAATMGALIEEPGPSASGYFHARNLSVSLHPTV from the exons ATGG GTATAGATAACACAGAAACTGCTCCAGACATTCCCAAACTTTTGAAAATGATAACATGCCGAGTGTGCATGCAACAAAATGATGAACAATTCATCTCTATATTCTCAACCGTGGATAACACAAACATAGCAGAAGCAATAACTAACTGCTGCTCTGTCCAG CTTACCCAAAATGATGGACTACCAGACCAAATTTGCCACACTTGCGTTCAGGATGTCAAGCTCATCATATCTTTTATTATTAAAGTTCAGGAATCTGATTTCAAATTGCGACAGCTCATGACACCAAACGACGATCAAAGCTCCACATTCGAGATGGTAGTTGTTAAAACAGAATCCTCTGATGAAAGTCGGAATAGTGCTGACGTGTTTTCAAAAGATGTTGAAACATGTTCAACTGAAGACGATACTTTGAACAAATTGCGCAACACCCGCAAGAAAGGCACACATGTTCAGCATGTTTCCAAGAAGAAAGTCAAGCGAAAAGTCCCGCCTAAAACGGAACCATTGCGTGGGAACGATTCTTTTGAATCTACCGATAAGGTTATTGGTGATAAGGAAACGGATATGTTCCAGGTGATCAATCTACCAAGTAATAGCTTTGTATGTTGTAGTTGTTGTGAGATATTTGACTGCTTGGAAGCACTTGAGGTACACGTTGAGATGCACACAAAGAATACTGCAAAGAAAACCGATTCCATTTACTGCACAGTTTGTAAAAGAAAGTTTAAGAAACATGCAGCTTTAAAACGACACCAGAAGAATGTTAACACACTCACGCAGCTATTCGAATGTGTTAAATGCAAGCTACGCTTCATGAACAGTGCTGGTAGAAGAATGCACACCCAGAAGCACCCGAAGAACATAGATGAAAAGATAAAACTAGAATATGGTGAAATCctatgctgcgttcaaaatTGTTCGAAACCTTTTGAAACAGAAGAACTGTTAATACAGCATGGTCGTGAGGCACATAAATTAAACAAGCGAGCATACGAACTGGGCGATACTGCTTTGAAGCCAGTGGAATGTCCTGTGTGCTTCAAAAGATTTCCATCGGAACGGTTGCTTCGTCGTCACAAAAAACGAAACTCAAGACCATTGAATCATCAGTGTGCCACGTGCGGGTTGAAATTCCGCACTAAAGATGTTCTTGCACTTCACGAACTGAACCATGAAAATCAGAAGCCATTCCAGTGTGATGTttgtaaaaaatatttctcCAGCAAAAGCTCGGTGAAG GTTCATCAAAGAAGTCACTCAAACGAAAGACCGTTCATTTGTTCCACCTGTGGAGCAGGATTTTTCCAAAAAGCTCAACTTACAATTCATGAGCATAACCATACGAACGCACCGTTGCCGTTTCAGTGTGAAGTTTGtgataaaacatttaaaatgaaaaactatCTCATAAATCATATGCGTCAGCACACAGGAGAGAGGCCATACCCTTGTCGCCATTGCCCAATGTCTTTCTCGAACTATACTAATCGGCAAAGACATGAAATGAATCATACTG GCAATAAACCATTCAAGTGCAGTTATTGTGATAAAACATTCACCATCAAACGGCTTCAGCTAGAGCACGAGTGTAAACATACAG GTATAAAACCGTACAAATGCAGCTACTGTGATAAGACATTCATACGGAAACGTTTCCAAGTCGATCATGAAAGTACTCACACAG GTGTCAAACCGTATCGCTGCGAGATGTGTAATCGAACGTTCAGTCAAAAAACTGCACTTCGCAGACATTTGGAATCGCATCCACTGGCACCGGAAAACGAGCTGGCATTAGCGGTACCTTCACCAATGCCCGGATTAAGTTCCACTATTAGGGTAACGGATGATTCGACAATGTCTCCACCACCTGTGCCCATGGCAGCAACGATGGGTGCATTGATCGAAGAGCCAGGTCCCAGTGCTAGCGGATACTTCCATGCTCGAAATCTGAGTGTAAGTTTGCATCCTACAGTTTGA
- the LOC131431799 gene encoding zinc finger protein 25-like isoform X5 yields the protein MGIDNTETAPDIPKLLKMITCRVCMQQNDEQFISIFSTVDNTNIAEAITNCCSVQLTQNDGLPDQICHTCVQDVKLIISFIIKVQESDFKLRQLMTPNDDQSSTFEMVVVKTESSDESRNSADVFSKDVETCSTEDDTLNKLRNTRKKGTHVQHVSKKKVKRKVPPKTEPLRGNDSFESTDKVIGDKETDMFQVINLPSNSFVCCSCCEIFDCLEALEVHVEMHTKNTAKKTDSIYCTVCKRKFKKHAALKRHQKNVNTLTQLFECVKCKLRFMNSAGRRMHTQKHPKNIDEKIKLEYGEILCCVQNCSKPFETEELLIQHGREAHKLNKRAYELGDTALKPVECPVCFKRFPSERLLRRHKKRNSRPLNHQCATCGLKFRTKDVLALHELNHENQKPFQCDVCKKYFSSKSSVKVHQRSHSNERPFICSTCGAGFFQKAQLTIHEHNHTNAPLPFQCEVCDKTFKMKNYLINHMRQHTGERPYPCRHCPMSFSNYTNRQRHEMNHTGNKPFKCSYCDKTFTIKRLQLEHECKHTALSHSSLRCWKYNLYKRCFGACTCLELTELLKTTQKRHINVRVHQQSIPAKDNLSRYNLKNVKIQKTK from the exons ATGG GTATAGATAACACAGAAACTGCTCCAGACATTCCCAAACTTTTGAAAATGATAACATGCCGAGTGTGCATGCAACAAAATGATGAACAATTCATCTCTATATTCTCAACCGTGGATAACACAAACATAGCAGAAGCAATAACTAACTGCTGCTCTGTCCAG CTTACCCAAAATGATGGACTACCAGACCAAATTTGCCACACTTGCGTTCAGGATGTCAAGCTCATCATATCTTTTATTATTAAAGTTCAGGAATCTGATTTCAAATTGCGACAGCTCATGACACCAAACGACGATCAAAGCTCCACATTCGAGATGGTAGTTGTTAAAACAGAATCCTCTGATGAAAGTCGGAATAGTGCTGACGTGTTTTCAAAAGATGTTGAAACATGTTCAACTGAAGACGATACTTTGAACAAATTGCGCAACACCCGCAAGAAAGGCACACATGTTCAGCATGTTTCCAAGAAGAAAGTCAAGCGAAAAGTCCCGCCTAAAACGGAACCATTGCGTGGGAACGATTCTTTTGAATCTACCGATAAGGTTATTGGTGATAAGGAAACGGATATGTTCCAGGTGATCAATCTACCAAGTAATAGCTTTGTATGTTGTAGTTGTTGTGAGATATTTGACTGCTTGGAAGCACTTGAGGTACACGTTGAGATGCACACAAAGAATACTGCAAAGAAAACCGATTCCATTTACTGCACAGTTTGTAAAAGAAAGTTTAAGAAACATGCAGCTTTAAAACGACACCAGAAGAATGTTAACACACTCACGCAGCTATTCGAATGTGTTAAATGCAAGCTACGCTTCATGAACAGTGCTGGTAGAAGAATGCACACCCAGAAGCACCCGAAGAACATAGATGAAAAGATAAAACTAGAATATGGTGAAATCctatgctgcgttcaaaatTGTTCGAAACCTTTTGAAACAGAAGAACTGTTAATACAGCATGGTCGTGAGGCACATAAATTAAACAAGCGAGCATACGAACTGGGCGATACTGCTTTGAAGCCAGTGGAATGTCCTGTGTGCTTCAAAAGATTTCCATCGGAACGGTTGCTTCGTCGTCACAAAAAACGAAACTCAAGACCATTGAATCATCAGTGTGCCACGTGCGGGTTGAAATTCCGCACTAAAGATGTTCTTGCACTTCACGAACTGAACCATGAAAATCAGAAGCCATTCCAGTGTGATGTttgtaaaaaatatttctcCAGCAAAAGCTCGGTGAAG GTTCATCAAAGAAGTCACTCAAACGAAAGACCGTTCATTTGTTCCACCTGTGGAGCAGGATTTTTCCAAAAAGCTCAACTTACAATTCATGAGCATAACCATACGAACGCACCGTTGCCGTTTCAGTGTGAAGTTTGtgataaaacatttaaaatgaaaaactatCTCATAAATCATATGCGTCAGCACACAGGAGAGAGGCCATACCCTTGTCGCCATTGCCCAATGTCTTTCTCGAACTATACTAATCGGCAAAGACATGAAATGAATCATACTG GCAATAAACCATTCAAGTGCAGTTATTGTGATAAAACATTCACCATCAAACGGCTTCAGCTAGAGCACGAGTGTAAACATACAG CCctatcgcactcttctttacgctgCTGGAAATATAACCTGTATAAACGGTGCTTCGGAgcgtgcacctgccttgaactgactgagttgctgaaaactacccaaaaacgccacatcaacgtcagagtacaccaacaaagcatcccagccaaggataatctctctcgttacaatctgaagaacgtgaagatccagaaaactaaataa
- the LOC131431799 gene encoding zinc finger protein 25-like isoform X4 produces the protein MITCRVCMQQNDEQFISIFSTVDNTNIAEAITNCCSVQLTQNDGLPDQICHTCVQDVKLIISFIIKVQESDFKLRQLMTPNDDQSSTFEMVVVKTESSDESRNSADVFSKDVETCSTEDDTLNKLRNTRKKGTHVQHVSKKKVKRKVPPKTEPLRGNDSFESTDKVIGDKETDMFQVINLPSNSFVCCSCCEIFDCLEALEVHVEMHTKNTAKKTDSIYCTVCKRKFKKHAALKRHQKNVNTLTQLFECVKCKLRFMNSAGRRMHTQKHPKNIDEKIKLEYGEILCCVQNCSKPFETEELLIQHGREAHKLNKRAYELGDTALKPVECPVCFKRFPSERLLRRHKKRNSRPLNHQCATCGLKFRTKDVLALHELNHENQKPFQCDVCKKYFSSKSSVKVHQRSHSNERPFICSTCGAGFFQKAQLTIHEHNHTNAPLPFQCEVCDKTFKMKNYLINHMRQHTGERPYPCRHCPMSFSNYTNRQRHEMNHTGNKPFKCSYCDKTFTIKRLQLEHECKHTGIKPYKCSYCDKTFIRKRFQVDHESTHTGVKPYRCEMCNRTFSQKTALRRHLESHPLAPENELALAVPSPMPGLSSTIRVTDDSTMSPPPVPMAATMGALIEEPGPSASGYFHARNLSVSLHPTV, from the exons ATGATAACATGCCGAGTGTGCATGCAACAAAATGATGAACAATTCATCTCTATATTCTCAACCGTGGATAACACAAACATAGCAGAAGCAATAACTAACTGCTGCTCTGTCCAG CTTACCCAAAATGATGGACTACCAGACCAAATTTGCCACACTTGCGTTCAGGATGTCAAGCTCATCATATCTTTTATTATTAAAGTTCAGGAATCTGATTTCAAATTGCGACAGCTCATGACACCAAACGACGATCAAAGCTCCACATTCGAGATGGTAGTTGTTAAAACAGAATCCTCTGATGAAAGTCGGAATAGTGCTGACGTGTTTTCAAAAGATGTTGAAACATGTTCAACTGAAGACGATACTTTGAACAAATTGCGCAACACCCGCAAGAAAGGCACACATGTTCAGCATGTTTCCAAGAAGAAAGTCAAGCGAAAAGTCCCGCCTAAAACGGAACCATTGCGTGGGAACGATTCTTTTGAATCTACCGATAAGGTTATTGGTGATAAGGAAACGGATATGTTCCAGGTGATCAATCTACCAAGTAATAGCTTTGTATGTTGTAGTTGTTGTGAGATATTTGACTGCTTGGAAGCACTTGAGGTACACGTTGAGATGCACACAAAGAATACTGCAAAGAAAACCGATTCCATTTACTGCACAGTTTGTAAAAGAAAGTTTAAGAAACATGCAGCTTTAAAACGACACCAGAAGAATGTTAACACACTCACGCAGCTATTCGAATGTGTTAAATGCAAGCTACGCTTCATGAACAGTGCTGGTAGAAGAATGCACACCCAGAAGCACCCGAAGAACATAGATGAAAAGATAAAACTAGAATATGGTGAAATCctatgctgcgttcaaaatTGTTCGAAACCTTTTGAAACAGAAGAACTGTTAATACAGCATGGTCGTGAGGCACATAAATTAAACAAGCGAGCATACGAACTGGGCGATACTGCTTTGAAGCCAGTGGAATGTCCTGTGTGCTTCAAAAGATTTCCATCGGAACGGTTGCTTCGTCGTCACAAAAAACGAAACTCAAGACCATTGAATCATCAGTGTGCCACGTGCGGGTTGAAATTCCGCACTAAAGATGTTCTTGCACTTCACGAACTGAACCATGAAAATCAGAAGCCATTCCAGTGTGATGTttgtaaaaaatatttctcCAGCAAAAGCTCGGTGAAG GTTCATCAAAGAAGTCACTCAAACGAAAGACCGTTCATTTGTTCCACCTGTGGAGCAGGATTTTTCCAAAAAGCTCAACTTACAATTCATGAGCATAACCATACGAACGCACCGTTGCCGTTTCAGTGTGAAGTTTGtgataaaacatttaaaatgaaaaactatCTCATAAATCATATGCGTCAGCACACAGGAGAGAGGCCATACCCTTGTCGCCATTGCCCAATGTCTTTCTCGAACTATACTAATCGGCAAAGACATGAAATGAATCATACTG GCAATAAACCATTCAAGTGCAGTTATTGTGATAAAACATTCACCATCAAACGGCTTCAGCTAGAGCACGAGTGTAAACATACAG GTATAAAACCGTACAAATGCAGCTACTGTGATAAGACATTCATACGGAAACGTTTCCAAGTCGATCATGAAAGTACTCACACAG GTGTCAAACCGTATCGCTGCGAGATGTGTAATCGAACGTTCAGTCAAAAAACTGCACTTCGCAGACATTTGGAATCGCATCCACTGGCACCGGAAAACGAGCTGGCATTAGCGGTACCTTCACCAATGCCCGGATTAAGTTCCACTATTAGGGTAACGGATGATTCGACAATGTCTCCACCACCTGTGCCCATGGCAGCAACGATGGGTGCATTGATCGAAGAGCCAGGTCCCAGTGCTAGCGGATACTTCCATGCTCGAAATCTGAGTGTAAGTTTGCATCCTACAGTTTGA
- the LOC131431799 gene encoding zinc finger protein 182-like isoform X1 translates to MNICRVCMESDDEGLVPIFSKLDDAFIANIIVECTAVQILEDDGLPTAICETCIDDLKRLIVFIKKARESDRKLRKMFKLETRKKYTESETDGREWDPELSPIAVFTDEIVEVKAEIDSDEDMVKQDKTLEYESSEHDENLTDGNDSDWKSSESSSGKVKQKSRKGRKKRNIESTDSNTDGISETRKSTRGKKRGKKTVQKNYTEDDDFSQENDLDDKEMTTFRTITVGKNQVVCCACLQIFDNQGDLYAHGEKTHVKKRRVNKSKTNICEICFRRYSTPYALKIHMKRVAEATQIYDCRKCTARFIDRNRRRQHAHNHPRDKEIAHSKVIVAPIPVIVQEEYGRICCAQACYQSFPTEDLLIAHAHTAHKMNKVEQSLDENKDKPIECPVCFKRFYDEVSLQRHQQRNYKPLSHQCAVCGLKLRGGEALATHERSHRNEKPFECGVCHKNFTSKGSLKAHMMVHSGEKPFVCSTCGWSFRRKRNLQVHVLSHSNNQPFQCEMCQKAFKSKVHLQYHMRTHTGEKPYPCRYCDKAFADHTNRQRHEMSHTGIKPYKCSYCDKTFIRKRFQVDHESTHTGVKPYRCEMCNRTFSQKTALRRHLESHPLAPENELALAVPSPMPGLSSTIRVTDDSTMSPPPVPMAATMGALIEEPGPSASGYFHARNLSVSLHPTV, encoded by the exons ATGAATATCTGCCGTGTCTGCATGGAAAGCGACGACGAAGGTTTGGTGCCGATATTTTCCAAACTGGATGATGCCTTTATCGCCAACATAATCGTGGAGTGCACAGCGGTGCAAATCCTGGAGGACGACGGTCTTCCAACGGCAATTTGCGAGACATGTATCGATGACTTGAAGCGCCTGATCGTTTTTATTAAGAAAGCCCGCGAATCCGATCGGAAGCTGCGGAAAATGTTCAAGTTGgaaaccagaaaaaaatatacagagtCGGAAACTGACGGTAGGGAATGGGACCCTGAGTTATCACCGATCGCGGTTTTTACCGACGAGATTGTGGAGGTGAAAGCTGAAATTGATTCCGATGAGGACATGGTAAAGCAGGACAAGACACTTGAGTACGAATCAAGTGAACACGACGAGAACTTGACAGATGGTAATGATAGTGATTGGAAGAGTAGCGAATCTTCCAGTGGCAAAGTAAAACAAAAAAGCCGGAAAGGTCGAAAGAAAAGGAATATAGAATCAACCGACAGTAACACCGACGGCATATCAGAAACAAGAAAATCTACCCGAGGTAAAAAACGGGGGAAAAAGACTGTCCAGAAGAACTATACGGAAGATGATGATTTTTCCCAAGAAAACGATTTAGACGATAAGGAGATGACAACTTTCAGAACAATCACTGTTGGAAAGAATCAAGTGGTTTGTTGTGCGTGTCTACAGATATTCGATAATCAGGGCGATCTATACGCACACGGCGAAAAAACTCATGTGAAAAAACGCCGTGTGAACAAATCGAAAACGAATATATGCGAAATTTGTTTCCGAAGATATTCGACACCGTACGCTCTGAAGATTCACATGAAACGAGTAGCCGAGGCTACGCAGATATATGACTGCAGGAAATGTACGGCTAGGTTCATAGATAGAAATCGACGTCGTCAACATGCTCATAATCATCCTAGAGACAAAGAAATTGCTCATTCCAAAGTGATAGTTGCCCCTATCCCAGTTATCGTTCAAGAGGAGTACGGACGAATTTGTTGCGCCCAGGCTTGCTATCAATCGTTCCCTACCGAAGATCTATTAATTGCACACGCCCACACGGCTCATAAGATGAATAAAGTggaacaatcactggatgaaaaCAAAGATAAACCGATTGAATGTCCAGTTTGTTTCAAACGTTTCTACGACGAGGTTTCCCTTCAAAGACATCAGCAGCGAAATTATAAGCCACTAAGCCATCAATGCGCAGTGTGTGGATTGAAGTTACGCGGCGGTGAAGCACTGGCCACTCACGAACGTTCCCATCGCAACGAAAAACCGTTTGAGTGTGGAGTTTGCCATAAGAACTTTACCAGTAAGGGTAGCCTGAAAGCTCACATGATGGTGCACAGCGGCGAGAAACCGTTCGTTTGTTCCACCTGTGGCTGGAGTTTCCGTCGGAAACGTAATTTGCAAGTGCACGTTCTCTCGCACTCGAACAATCAACCTTTCCAGTGTGAGATGTGTCAAAAGGCATTCAAATCGAAGGTTCATCTTCAGTATCACATGAGGACCCACACGGGAGAGAAACCCTACCCATGTCG CTATTGCGATAAAGCATTCGCGGATCATACAAACCGACAGCGACATGAAATGTCTCATACTG GTATAAAACCGTACAAATGCAGCTACTGTGATAAGACATTCATACGGAAACGTTTCCAAGTCGATCATGAAAGTACTCACACAG GTGTCAAACCGTATCGCTGCGAGATGTGTAATCGAACGTTCAGTCAAAAAACTGCACTTCGCAGACATTTGGAATCGCATCCACTGGCACCGGAAAACGAGCTGGCATTAGCGGTACCTTCACCAATGCCCGGATTAAGTTCCACTATTAGGGTAACGGATGATTCGACAATGTCTCCACCACCTGTGCCCATGGCAGCAACGATGGGTGCATTGATCGAAGAGCCAGGTCCCAGTGCTAGCGGATACTTCCATGCTCGAAATCTGAGTGTAAGTTTGCATCCTACAGTTTGA
- the LOC131431799 gene encoding zinc finger protein 182-like isoform X2, with the protein MNICRVCMESDDEGLVPIFSKLDDAFIANIIVECTAVQILEDDGLPTAICETCIDDLKRLIVFIKKARESDRKLRKMFKLETRKKYTESETDGREWDPELSPIAVFTDEIVEVKAEIDSDEDMVKQDKTLEYESSEHDENLTDGNDSDWKSSESSSGKVKQKSRKGRKKRNIESTDSNTDGISETRKSTRGKKRGKKTVQKNYTEDDDFSQENDLDDKEMTTFRTITVGKNQVVCCACLQIFDNQGDLYAHGEKTHVKKRRVNKSKTNICEICFRRYSTPYALKIHMKRVAEATQIYDCRKCTARFIDRNRRRQHAHNHPRDKEIAHSKVIVAPIPVIVQEEYGRICCAQACYQSFPTEDLLIAHAHTAHKMNKVEQSLDENKDKPIECPVCFKRFYDEVSLQRHQQRNYKPLSHQCAVCGLKLRGGEALATHERSHRNEKPFECGVCHKNFTSKGSLKAHMMVHSGEKPFVCSTCGWSFRRKRNLQVHVLSHSNNQPFQCEMCQKAFKSKVHLQYHMRTHTGEKPYPCRYCDKAFADHTNRQRHEMSHTGIKPYKCSYCDKTFIRKRFQVDHESTHTGVKPYRCEMCNRTFSQKTALRRHLESHPLAPENELALAVPSPMPGLSSTIRVTDDSTMSPPPVPMAATMGALIEEPGPSASGYFHARNLSV; encoded by the exons ATGAATATCTGCCGTGTCTGCATGGAAAGCGACGACGAAGGTTTGGTGCCGATATTTTCCAAACTGGATGATGCCTTTATCGCCAACATAATCGTGGAGTGCACAGCGGTGCAAATCCTGGAGGACGACGGTCTTCCAACGGCAATTTGCGAGACATGTATCGATGACTTGAAGCGCCTGATCGTTTTTATTAAGAAAGCCCGCGAATCCGATCGGAAGCTGCGGAAAATGTTCAAGTTGgaaaccagaaaaaaatatacagagtCGGAAACTGACGGTAGGGAATGGGACCCTGAGTTATCACCGATCGCGGTTTTTACCGACGAGATTGTGGAGGTGAAAGCTGAAATTGATTCCGATGAGGACATGGTAAAGCAGGACAAGACACTTGAGTACGAATCAAGTGAACACGACGAGAACTTGACAGATGGTAATGATAGTGATTGGAAGAGTAGCGAATCTTCCAGTGGCAAAGTAAAACAAAAAAGCCGGAAAGGTCGAAAGAAAAGGAATATAGAATCAACCGACAGTAACACCGACGGCATATCAGAAACAAGAAAATCTACCCGAGGTAAAAAACGGGGGAAAAAGACTGTCCAGAAGAACTATACGGAAGATGATGATTTTTCCCAAGAAAACGATTTAGACGATAAGGAGATGACAACTTTCAGAACAATCACTGTTGGAAAGAATCAAGTGGTTTGTTGTGCGTGTCTACAGATATTCGATAATCAGGGCGATCTATACGCACACGGCGAAAAAACTCATGTGAAAAAACGCCGTGTGAACAAATCGAAAACGAATATATGCGAAATTTGTTTCCGAAGATATTCGACACCGTACGCTCTGAAGATTCACATGAAACGAGTAGCCGAGGCTACGCAGATATATGACTGCAGGAAATGTACGGCTAGGTTCATAGATAGAAATCGACGTCGTCAACATGCTCATAATCATCCTAGAGACAAAGAAATTGCTCATTCCAAAGTGATAGTTGCCCCTATCCCAGTTATCGTTCAAGAGGAGTACGGACGAATTTGTTGCGCCCAGGCTTGCTATCAATCGTTCCCTACCGAAGATCTATTAATTGCACACGCCCACACGGCTCATAAGATGAATAAAGTggaacaatcactggatgaaaaCAAAGATAAACCGATTGAATGTCCAGTTTGTTTCAAACGTTTCTACGACGAGGTTTCCCTTCAAAGACATCAGCAGCGAAATTATAAGCCACTAAGCCATCAATGCGCAGTGTGTGGATTGAAGTTACGCGGCGGTGAAGCACTGGCCACTCACGAACGTTCCCATCGCAACGAAAAACCGTTTGAGTGTGGAGTTTGCCATAAGAACTTTACCAGTAAGGGTAGCCTGAAAGCTCACATGATGGTGCACAGCGGCGAGAAACCGTTCGTTTGTTCCACCTGTGGCTGGAGTTTCCGTCGGAAACGTAATTTGCAAGTGCACGTTCTCTCGCACTCGAACAATCAACCTTTCCAGTGTGAGATGTGTCAAAAGGCATTCAAATCGAAGGTTCATCTTCAGTATCACATGAGGACCCACACGGGAGAGAAACCCTACCCATGTCG CTATTGCGATAAAGCATTCGCGGATCATACAAACCGACAGCGACATGAAATGTCTCATACTG GTATAAAACCGTACAAATGCAGCTACTGTGATAAGACATTCATACGGAAACGTTTCCAAGTCGATCATGAAAGTACTCACACAG GTGTCAAACCGTATCGCTGCGAGATGTGTAATCGAACGTTCAGTCAAAAAACTGCACTTCGCAGACATTTGGAATCGCATCCACTGGCACCGGAAAACGAGCTGGCATTAGCGGTACCTTCACCAATGCCCGGATTAAGTTCCACTATTAGGGTAACGGATGATTCGACAATGTCTCCACCACCTGTGCCCATGGCAGCAACGATGGGTGCATTGATCGAAGAGCCAGGTCCCAGTGCTAGCGGATACTTCCATGCTCGAAATCTGAGT